In Manduca sexta isolate Smith_Timp_Sample1 unplaced genomic scaffold, JHU_Msex_v1.0 HiC_scaffold_1575, whole genome shotgun sequence, the genomic window ATAAGTTAAATGGTATGGtcatattaacaataataataataccagctctttataatatattacccactgctgggcacgggtcacCTCTATACTGAGAGGCTCGGCAAACTGTTCCATTTCCAACTAGGATATCACCGCGTATAAGTTATGGAGGTgtggttattttattataataaaacgattGTCTACTGACTGACACATACTAAATACAGCTGTGAATATAAAGTGCTTTAACCAATCATAAAACCCATTCATCGGGTCTACAGAAAACTATCACATTGCTATCCCACATGATGCCGGACGAAAACCTAAATAGACCACTTTAAACATTAACTTACCTACTCCAAAATGCCAcaacaataattaacataattttgtgtaaattcAATGTTCCCTTTGAATTGAAGAAATTAACTgtgaaaaatttaagaaattaaaacataatatagttactatgtattcattttataattttgtataatagaaattttaatatgtttacaaTGTCGACAATTCAGTAGTAACTAAAactatacattttcaaaaatacaatactgaCACTTAGAAATACCAGTCTTGGGtccgttattttattattttcactggGACGATATACATTACAAGTcaaccaaattaaatataaatgcataattttaaattctagcATTCAGATCAGATTATTCGCCCTAGcataacatttaatttgaaacaatataGGCAGTATTCTATAAACCGAAAGAAATTAGGGCCTGCTTTcataagtttcaagtaaattatattgGGCTATAGATTATAATCTAAAGTTGCCACATACAACCAATTCACATGTTGCGCGTGTGTAGCATCTGAATAAACAGTACGTCAGTAGTGAGTCGTGACAGGAGGAGGagcatttatttagaaattgtgAAACAAGCCCTAAAATCAGAAACTATTCatacagtataataaaaaacgaaCATCGAACACAGAGTCAACAAGAATTCTTAATAATACTTTACTCTCTTAAATGTAACTGGATCTTTTTGTCATGATAATTTGGTGTCATCTTATTTTCTCCTGAAATATCTTCGGGCAGTCTTCCGGACCACCAATACCTCCCTCCCAAAACGTGGTCAATTTGCCGGCTTCGAGCCTTTTCTCGGGCACTAACACAGCACTGAGGAATTCTTCACTGCTGAGTTCTTGGTACATACTCGCCGCAGCTCTCAAATGCCGTATCAGCCTGAGGGCGAGCCAGCGGTCGCTGTTAGGTCTCGCAATATTCTCACTGTGTTTCAGAGTGTCCTGTATATTCATATATCCGAAATAAAACGGCGCCGCGTAGCCATTTTCTAAATTACGTTTGTATAAATCAAAGTCGTCAAATTTATCTAAGTcttgaaaatcttttttttttatgggaTAACCAAGGTACGGTGATATGATggtattttcaaaatcgaagTCGTTGTAATATTGAAAGAATCCTCCCAACAGCTCGTAGAGGGACTCCTTGTTATCCGTGTGATATTCTAGGGGCAGGAAAGCAGTGTTCCAGTGGTCAATTTCGTAGGGAGTCGCATTCTGTTGTAGCAAGGTAACGGGCGGTACGATATTCTTTTGTTGTAGATAAAACACAGCCAACAGCGCCATCGCATAGCTCGGCAGCGTTAGTTTTCCGTTAGCTATGTCGTGCACCGAGCCCCAATACTTGAGGATCCTAGCTAACTCTAAGCCTCTTTCGTCTAAATGCAGAAGGTGAGACAATACACGGCTGCTGTTGATGGAGAAAGGACCAGAAAAAGTAATGTCGACAAAAACATTGGTGGGAATGTGTACGCATTTTAGCAGCGGAACGCGAGCCGTCGGCCTTATTTCGAAATGCGTGAATAGATCTGGGTGGTTCTTTAAAATCTCCAGCGCCTCGGCTACTAGAACCTGTGGATTCTCGTTGTGCTCGCCTGGTATGTCCACGTAACAGTCGATATCGCTCGACTGTAGAGCGAGTCCAGTTATGGTCGACCCATATGGCATTACTTTACAGCCTGAAAGAGAaaaggtttaataattatttttatctctcTTACATATCAAATGATCTTTGTTGCCGTGCATTTATAGCCATCTTATGCGAACAGTATAAGCACTGAAAGAGGACATAAGCCCCatctacattaaataaattcagaGTACTTGGGAATAGGATAGAAtacaattgaattaaatataacatctcACCGGGCCAGTGGTCTTCAAACACGCGCTCAAGTCCCTGGGTACCTGCAAAATGTTGCTAAGCTGCTCATCTGATAGTTTGACGTAGTCAAGCAGCGTCTTCACCTGATGGTCGAAGCTCCCGGTCAGGCACAGTCGCTCCGCGCGTGTTGGCTGCACCACGCATAATGCGCTCACCAACAATATTGCCACTAAAACAGTTAACGCGCTCTTAAAGTACCTGCAGTGTTCATTTTCCAACACCCAGTATTTAATATTGGGAGAACTTATTCATAAATCTTTGAATATTCTCGCCCATAGTTAGCGCGCCGCCACCTATTCAACTAATTCCTCAAGGCTCGAAGAGGGACGATCAGAGGCTAATATGATGAGCAAATTATGTCTGGGTATTACGGAGAGTCCTCTTGTAAATGCCATCCTAACCGCACGCCATATACCTTAATGTGGCGTCAAGAAACAGAACCAAGTGTGTGCCGATTATATGTACATATCAACCTATATTGTATCCATACCTTTATTAGTActattaaatactaaaacaagAATAGATACTACTAGAAATACAAGGAATGGCGCAGTGAATAAAAGTACACCTACCTAATCATCTAATCTTAAACTTACTTTAATTGGGACATGCATTTGTGTTATAACAATAGCACTTGTGTTATAATAGTAACACGGTTATAAATAGCGATTGCAATACGACGATAACATTAGAAACACAGCTTGTAAgtaatacctacttataacGTAATTGCATTGTCAAATTATAGTCAGAGGATATCGTCTAGTTCTAACAACTTAAGTAGCTATTAGTTTCATAATAGAGTAGGTACTGTTTCTTGGCAGCAAGCTGAAGTCGTCTGCGCATTGCAAACTGCTGCAAACTTCAAAATTCGAAAACTAAATGCGATTTGCAACCaatttctattttcaaaactgcttttttttgttaataatgcgCCCAATGACAGTCTTTATCTATATAGTTTTACAGTACCCCTGGCAGGAATTTACGCTTTACCATATAGTTTTCATATCGAGTAACTTAAAGTTTACGAATTTTTCTATATTTggttgatataatatatttacgtaaaaaaataagaaagattaCTACTGACTcccattatattttaagttaacttGTTAATTAGTGTTTATTATGCGAAGTTTACACGCATCCACTGTTCATGATTtagtattttagttccaaaacGCTCATGAGGCGCTgttcaaatttccatacaataatttacttaaggCGGTGCCCTGCAATACGGCggattaaaatttttagattttttttataagattataagaaaataaacatcacaTTATTCCACAATATGTTATCGTTACTTTGGctgtttatcatttttataatgcaGATATTgtttcatcattttaatttgcaatgaaCGCTATTAGATAAACAAcgtaataaggaacattttggtcgattaaaattttcaaaaacacccaacattgtatttttaaagcaattattcgtaaatctttgcatattcccacCCATAATGTACGCAgcaaatgtatggaacgaatgatCAAGGCCGTTTGCATAAGGGAGGgccttaaacaaaacaattacgtTAACGATACGATAACAA contains:
- the LOC119191496 gene encoding speckle targeted PIP5K1A-regulated poly(A) polymerase-like — protein: MPYGSTITGLALQSSDIDCYVDIPGEHNENPQVLVAEALEILKNHPDLFTHFEIRPTARVPLLKCVHIPTNVFVDITFSGPFSINSSRVLSHLLHLDERGLELARILKYWGSVHDIANGKLTLPSYAMALLAVFYLQQKNIVPPVTLLQQNATPYEIDHWNTAFLPLEYHTDNKESLYELLGGFFQYYNDFDFENTIISPYLGYPIKKKDFQDLDKFDDFDLYKRNLENGYAAPFYFGYMNIQDTLKHSENIARPNSDRWLALRLIRHLRAAASMYQELSSEEFLSAVLVPEKRLEAGKLTTFWEGGIGGPEDCPKIFQEKIR